Genomic DNA from Porites lutea chromosome 4, jaPorLute2.1, whole genome shotgun sequence:
GTGCAGTTTGGTACTAGATCGCTACCTAGCTGTTGTAAAGCCTTTTAAATACTTAACCTTTATGACTTCTGGACGTGTAATCCTGCTCAGTTCCTTCTCGTGGGGAGTATCTGTTGCTTTCATTTTGGTTGAATCTTTTCTGTTATTTAGTTTAAACACAACTGTCGCCTTACACACTATCTATTTGttagcttttgttttattttacttatttccGTGTTTAAtgataactttttgttttgcatcAATGCTACGCGTTATTTGTAAGCAAACCCAAGTAGCGACCTTTTTGGGAAGGCAGTTGCGATGCAACAAACGTCGAGAGAAGTCTGcattgataatgatgacaattGTCGTTTCCTTGTTTCTTGTATTTTGTGGGCTTTATATCCGTTGCATTTTCGCAGTTATTGTGAATGATAAATGTGACAGAGGTAAATATAGGGatcttattttagttttaaattccGCCGTAAACCCATTGGCTTATGCTTTTTTCAAGGAAGACCTTAAGAGGGAGATCAATAAATTGTTCTGCAAAGTGACCTCAAGGAATGGCAATAATCGCGTCGAGCCTTGTAACAAGAAAAGTAGTCGTTCAATTTTAGCCAGCTCGACTTTGTAACGGTGAGAAACAGTAGAAAATACTGACAAAGGTTGAAGATATACCTGTTAATTAGGAACTCAGTAATTTACCTAGAGAATTCTCTTTAAATGTTATCTGGATCGATTGTTTTTGGTCGGGTTACATGATTAGCTTGTCCATAAGAATGAAAGATATAACGATTTAGATTTTGTTCTCTGACCTCAACTAAATATTTTACCTTACTTAGTTGATGCCAAAATGTGTCGTtgaaaaaatgtcttttgcACTGAtatatttaataaattttcaaacTTCGCCATATAATCTCTTAAGTGCCTGTAAATTGTACGACCTacaattgaatttttttcttcgtagCGACTATAAAGCCAAGAGGAGTCACAGGCCGTTGaggaaaacagtaaactgagTATCGCGTgagtaggcttttgtacatattatgctagcattttttcgagcattgtagtgaggcaaaagcattgagcattattcgagcatctTAGCGGCCTTTtgcccggaaaattaatttttccgagaaaataaaatagaaattaacttttttcaggagcccatgccccatgagctcctgcttttttaaacaaaatgaggactaaaattcaaaattcacaaaaaacctaatacagctggtttttttggctgtatttatgaacttgtacacgttgtcgttgttattttACTTGCGACACTTgaacgtttttgtaagtgtaaactttgaaattaattaaaaaaaccgtttgtataatgagcattatccgagcattttagtgacttttttggagagaccgagcattttagtgggaaaaatggagcattaaggtggagtattttagtagggaagcaaaagcataatgtacaaaagcctacgcGTGAGCCTTCAGCTCGTGCATGAGCACGATTAATGTATGCCATAAAGACAGCAATTGTTTATACGGAGATTACTATCGCTATATTGATTGTTCGGCCGTATTTGTATGAGACTCATAAACCATGCAAATCTTTCATTTCTTATGACGAGAAGAACAGGGCTTGCATTAGAAGTAGACGCCCTTCCATTTAGCTCAGACAAGATTTCAATGATGACCGATCCTGCTTCTCGTAGCAGAAGTCAGAGCTTGCATAGCTTACATGGGAGTCAGCAGCGAACGTCTTGGGATAATTCAGCCCAACGGCGCGTTTCAGTAGAAAGCTTTAGTGATCAAAAACACTCTCAAGATAGCTCCTCGCCGAGAAGGTCCTCTAGACGCATTTCCGGCGCAATGTATTTCTCCAACTTTAAAAGACCAAATGAAACCAAGGATAACGTACAGGCTCGAAAAAATACCTTCGAGAACACGTACCGTCTAGAGCCAAAGACTCGCTTTCCGGAGATAAAGGTAAAAGCGGTGCTTAACGAGGTTCTGGAGAAGTTAGAAAGCCATACCTACAGTCCCACGCATTCACCGTTTCTTGTCAAGTTGCTGAGTACTAGAGTGTTGGAAAAAGTGAAGAGACTGAATATTGAACGATACAAGATAGTATGTTTAGTTACTATTGGTTCCAAGGCGTCACAGGGCTTACGAATCGCCAGCCGATGTTTATGGAATGACTAATTTGATACTGTTGTAAGTGCTAGCTTTGAGACAAAGGATTTCTTTGCCGTGGGCACTGTTTATGGAATTTATTATGAATAACAGTGTCAATGATTTATGAGCAGAGCCCGAATAAAAGAAAGGGCGTCTTGAACTCGTAGATATCATTGAAAACATTTTCCATTAACAGCGACTTTCGGTTCAGTGATTTCTGAAGTCCCTGCTTTTAGCTGCAAAGCATAGAAGAATCTAAACAAATGGTTCGGCGTTAAGATTTCCTATTTCAGTTGAgaaactgtaatttttattttaaaatagattGTACAGATTTGCTCCTGTGTAGGTCTGATATGTTGCACTTTTATACAAGTTACTTGATAAAATATTTTGCGCCATGTCACTTACAGCTGCACTTACACTGCCCTATGACGGTGATTCATTTGTACTAATTTTCCTATTGTTTTTGTAGAAACACGAATGAAGTTTAAGAGTATCTACTATTAGGTAGCTGCTAATAATTTTATAACGAATTTGGggcaaatataaacaaacgCTCTTAATTTAACTCGCGCTCTAAATTTCCTGTAATCAGGCTGGATTTATGGATGTGTTTTTGACAAACAGGACGCATCACCTTGgctgtttgttgtgtttgcatCTCTGCAAAGTGAATCTTCCAAAGTTTAAGGAACAACGCCGGAGAAACAAAATGAATCACTAGGCACAGGTCAGTGGACTAACTTTAACAAGACACTATTCACCTCAGTGTTCGACGCAGTACTGGGCCATTAATATGTCTTAATTGATCATATCATAACATTTAGTTGCACTTAAtctaaaaacaaacatttaataaaCTATTGTCAAGTTTAACTCCACCGGAGTAATTGAGTCATTCTTGAAGGGAATCAAATAATCAGAAGTCGCTTCAGTCACTTTTAAGAGAAAGGCAAAACAACAGGTTGATGAGAACGGTTACAAATTTATTCACCTGTCGGGAAAACCCTGCTCAAAGAGTTCACGGTTGCCTGAAGAGTAAGAACGAATGGGGATGTATAATGAATAAGCTCATTTGATTAATAAAGGGGGGTTTATAATGATGGAATTATTATGAATACTTTGTGGATCAAACTAGATATCTTGGTCCAATAATTTATTTGATTCAAGTTTACTGGATTGCTCGAAAATGGTGTCAACTACTTGCTAAATAACTTTTGTTACTGGCCAGATATACCGTAaatgctcgaattagcgcccggggtgcttatttaattttctaagGCGAGAGGGGGGCGCTAAATCGAAgggggggcgcttatttgaagggGGCGCTTATTAATATTTCGTTTATCAATTTTTAGCCTCAATAAAATGACACACtctttatttctatttaaaatgaaactgcaacataaaagtttaaaaacctTATAGAAAACTACCTTTTGCGAACTCGAAACGTTTACGAAATAGAATTTGCGTCTGTGATAAGGGGACATCAtgtttataaaacagagtggtcaccAAAGCTTGGAGAAAGGCTAGTGTGTCGGAAAGACGAACGAAAGGAGGCAAAAGAGCATGATGAATATGCTGTTGGAACATTCATTCAAGAGAGTAACAAACTGGTTGGACATGTACTCATTGAACTTTCCTTCCTCGTGTTTACATTTCTACGAGCTCATGAGGATAATCAGGTGGTAGTTGAAGTCACTGGAAGCAGGAAACTTGAAAATGGCCTCGTAATTCCAGAAACTTTTAAGGCAG
This window encodes:
- the LOC140936051 gene encoding dynein light chain Tctex-type 5-like; the encoded protein is MNQSGLKEPKQQRTSWDNSAQRRVSVESFSDQKHSQDSSSPRRSSRRISGAMYFSNFKRPNETKDNVQARKNTFENTYRLEPKTRFPEIKVKAVLNEVLEKLESHTYSPTHSPFLVKLLSTRVLEKVKRLNIERYKIVCLVTIGSKASQGLRIASRCLWND